A stretch of the Neofelis nebulosa isolate mNeoNeb1 chromosome 1, mNeoNeb1.pri, whole genome shotgun sequence genome encodes the following:
- the LOC131493900 gene encoding olfactory receptor 2T4-like: MEKTNWVANYTARSDFILVGIFNESKHPALLCLVIFVAFLMALTGNTILILLIHSDAYLHTPMYFFISQLSLMDIMYISVTVPKMLMDQVMGMNKISTTECGIQMFLYVTLAGSEFFLLASMAYDRYVAICHPLRYPVLMNPRVFLLLASGCWFLGSVDGFLFTPITMTFPFCRSREIHHFFCEVPAVLKLSCSDTSIYEIFMYLCCVLMLLIPVTVISGSYYFILITIHRMNSAEGQKKAFATCSSHMTVVILFYGAAIYTYMLPKSYHTPEKDMMVSVFYTILTPVLNPLIYSLRNKDVMGALKKMWNVEPVFHKT; encoded by the coding sequence ATGGAGAAAACCAACTGGGTGGCTAACTACACTGCGAGGTCAGATTTCATCCTGGTAGGAATCTTCAATGAATCCAAACACCCAGCTCTCCTTTGTTTGGTGATTTTTGTGGCTTTCCTGATGGCCTTGACTGGAAACACCATCCTGATCCTACTGATACATTCTGATGCCtacctccacacccccatgtactttttCATCAGCCAGCTGTCTCTCATGGACATAATGTACATTTCTGTTACTGTGCCGAAGATGCTCATGGACCAAGTCATGGGTATGAACAAGATCTCAACCACAGAATGTGGGATACAGATGTTTCTCTATGTGACACTAGCAGgttcagaattttttcttctagcctctatggcctatgaccgctatgtaGCTATCTGCCATCCCCTCCGTTACCCAGTCCTCATGAACCCTAGGGTGTTTCTCCTTCTAGCATCTGGTTGCTGGTTCCTGGGTTCAGTGGATGGCTTCTTGTTCACTCCCATCACCATGACCTTCCCCTTCTGCAGATCTCGGGAGATCCATCATTTCTTCTGTGAAGTCCCAGCGGTGTTGAAACTGTCTTGTTCAGACACCTCCATCTATGAGATTTTCATGTACTTGTGCTGTGTCCTCATGCTTCTCATTCCTGTGACAGTCATTTCAGGATCCTACTACTTTATCCTCATCACCATCCATAGGATGAACTCAGCAGAAGGCCAAAAGAAGGCCTTTGCCACTTGTTCTTCCCACATGACTGTGGTCATCCTCTTCTATGGGGCTGCCATTTATACTTACATGCTCCCCAAGTCCTACCATACACCTGAGAAGGACATGATGGTATCTGTCTTTTACACAATACTCACTCCTGTACTCAACCCTTTGATCTATAGTCTAAGAAATAAGGATGTTATGGGGGCTCTGAAGAAAATGTGGAATGTGGAACCTGTCTTTCACAAAACTTAA